In the Triplophysa dalaica isolate WHDGS20190420 chromosome 8, ASM1584641v1, whole genome shotgun sequence genome, CCAGTTTTAGtcagaaaataaatgcaaaagaaaaacatttttattttttattctgggagaaatgttgtctactacaaaaactgaaacaaaaatgaatgtttttcataaacacatatacagtacCTATTAAATTCAGATaaccttaaaaataattatCCCTTCTTACCTCTTGTCGTGTGACGTCCATGTTCCAGATAACTATTCCTCCATCTGAACCACAGGAAATGAGTTGACGTGTGTGAGGAGCGTAACACAAACCCTGCACTTTatcactgtcacacacacatagaaacaTTTAAGCATATTTGAAATAACAGATCATCCCTCATTATTTAAACTATTTTGCcagttactttatttatttatttactttatctATTTTTGacaacaattacatttaataatttgggggtggtttcccggacaggacTATCTTAAGGCAGGACTAGGCATTAGTTAAACAGGGATATTTACgcagtttttaaaaacatactttacaaaaaaacactactggtgtgcatcttgagacaaaacaatcgcactgGTATGTTTCAAGATAGTTTTaaaatttaaagattttaagttgttttcgataaagacacctctaacatttaaattagtttcGGACTATGCTTAAACCCTGTCCGGAAACCGCCCCTTAATGTCTTACTTGTGCCCCTGCAGTTCAATAGCTGTGCCTTTGCGGCCCCCGATGTCCCACATGATGATTGAATGATCAGAACTTCCAGAAAATAAAACCCTTTGCACAGGATCCCAACACAGAGCAGTAACATtgcctgtaaacacacacacagtcacacacaaagacaacaaCGTATGTGCAAACAATAATAGGaaactttttgaagctccaaaaagtacATCCATcaatcaaagaactgctcgacatgGCTATGTTGTCTTGTTTAAGTGAAATATCCATATTCCATTATCCCTCTGTTCCGCGTGAACCTGAGAGTTATTTTTCCGCCAAATGACGCAGGCGTGAAGTAAGTTCTGGTGGCGAAAACAACAACTTCGTTTTTGTTCCAGTTGTTTCCTCTGCGTGTGAGCTTTCGTCACtgtcatttgccggaaaaacaagcgtCAGCTTCACGCGCAGCAGAGGGATAATGGAATATGGATATTTCACTTAAACAAGACAACATAGCCACGTCGAGCAGTTATTTGATCGATGGATgtactttttggagcttcaaaaagtcgacgcccattcacttccattctaccgtttggaagtaaaatgatacatgGTATTATAACTAATAcggcattattcttcaagaagaaagtcataatcAGTTAGGATGCattgagggcgagtaaaacatggggaaatgttgttttgtctgtgaaatatcccttttaagcgtttttaaattagcttttagtATGAATGATTATGTTAACCTTAAGGATATCTATAAACTAGTGTGTTCCAAAACATTGCCAAAGTTATTCAGTCCAGGTTACACACAGAAAGAgtaaacattgttcatttatgTATACAGTAGTACAGCAATACAAAGTGAACAGAAAATCTGCAAAATTACACTTTAAGTTTAAATATTAGGTTATGTTCATAATTCTGTCTCTTGCACTTGGATTCACACAATCTAATATCAGATATATTGGCCTTTAATGATGGCCAAATTAAGTTATTTGAAGCTAAGAGGCTTTCTATACAAATGTATTCCTCATTGCTCAAAGCCTTCTGCATGGTTCAgcgaaagtgttttttttttttatgcaagTAATCCAGATTGGCCAGCTATAATAAATTGCTGGATGAAGATTGATAATGACttgactgtgtttgtgtgaagtgagCACCTGTGTGTCCTTTAAAGGTTGTGACCAGACTGCAACTATCCTGGTCAAGCTTTAGGATCGTCACTTGTCCAGAATGATCTCCAACGAAGGCATGTCTGGTCTCCATATCAAACCTTACACATAGATTGTCAAGGAACCCACAGTGTAAAATGTCTGATCATGTCTGATTTGAGGTGAATTTCGGATGCATTTTAAGGAGAAAGCAGGTCACTTTGATCCTGTGAATGTGGTGTATGAAAGGATACTGTAGTCCAGACACCCATGCTGTGGTCCTGTATGTGCCCAGCTGCTGCCCACTTTCTGAGCAATGCCATGTAAAGCTCTTGTCCTGCCCTGTGCTTAGAACCCATTCCATCTCTAACACAAACAACACCACAGTCACGCTACCCTGATGTgctataaaagaaaaagaaaatgcacaaaacgggtcactttattatatttaaaaacaaagacaattacCACCCATGTCCATTCCATCATTCACTAAccctcttgtcacttcaaactTGTGAGActtttcgcagaacacaaaagaagattttacCCAGaagcggtacccattcacttctgtacagacacaaaaccaaagcaagttAATGAGTACCGCCGTTTTTGGAcattctataaaatatcttcttttgtgttctgttgaaaagAACAAGATGGTCagtaaattataacatttttggtcgaactatccctttatatACCTTAATAAGTGAAACTTAAACTCATGCAAACATGAAAACAGGACAgtcaaaaaaaaatttgtaatcaattaaatcaacaaattaaatcaaatcaacaaaaaagaaaaaactattaCTTTGTATTACCTGTAAATCTATTTACAAGTCATACATCCTACAGAGGGTTAGCAAGATTACTTTGCATTCATGTCACTCTTGGCCTTAATCCACTATAATTGAGCACAATGTTTTGAGTAAATACTGAATAAATACATCCTAACCACCATAGAAGGGATTTCAACGAGCAAGTGTCTAAACTTCGGTATTAGCTATAATACTTAATAAAAAAGGAGAATACTTATAATGCATGTTACATGCAATATAAGGCAATTTGTTGAGAGCCTGCCGCATTCACATGTCCACTTGACATGGTTTGGTGGAAAGAACTAACTTGCCTGACAACAGATTGGTGACTTACCCTGATATGTTCGTTCAGGAGTCAACTTGTTGTAGTCTTCAGACAGCACAAACTCCTggagaaagaagaaaacaagCATCTTACACAGTGCTTGTGCCATAGACGACTACATAAACTACACAAAGactaaacaaatacagttaaagagcTAGGCATTATATTAGACCTAAACCTGTCATTtggaaatcacatctcaaatgtcacaACAACAGGCTTCTTCcactttagaaatgttgccaaattacgaaatattctatgtgttgctgacgcagacctcaagacttgactactgtaatgctctacttagtggttgtcctgcaccatcaataaacaaactacagttagatCAGAATGCAGCgccagagttctaaccaggtccagaaaatacgatcacataaccccaggtTTATCATCCCTTCTCCGATtaccattaagtatcgtattgactttaaaagttattttaattacttatacAGCCCTTAACAGTTTAGCCCCTACCTAGAAAAAAGAGCTTCTATCTTACTACAagccatcacgctctctaagatctcaaaactctggacttttgataacacgtagaataactaaatccaccaaagggggtagagctttctcatacgtagcacctaaactctggaatagccttcccgatactattcgagggtcactctcccaatttaaatatagattaaagacacatcttttcagccaaccATTCACTTAATGCATGATATGCTAaattaattaatcaattaatgaacagcagctactcAAGTTATTCTCTTTTGTCCTCCTCCCCCGCCTCAGGATGCCGATCCCAAGGTAGGGGGAGATTACGCCTGGACCAGATGAACATCCCATGCCACAGACTACTTGTCACAATAATGTAAAATTTACAATGATtagtattaaatgctaaacttacatcacatgacagcagtttgaagttagctgcactcagttacattatgccattattattttccctgcttataACATTCCTCTGTAGCCTGATAtcgataaaaaataaaataagacaaattagacccaaacagtttcaacaaatgaaacttcctaaatcacaactaataaaCTCTAACTattcttcataaacatttactcagtaacttttatttaaagttattgAGTGCAGCTTTGACGCCTCAGAGATCTGGCTCTCCCGgctttttttttctccatttatttatcattgaagattgggttcctcgccacagggcATTGCTGGCTGGCTTGCTCACTGcaattattagatattatttactagaatgagaacttgcttgttctataaacaccatgcactgtgctgtgttttacattttctgtgtttttcagtttttctcctgtaaagctgctttggaacaatccacatggtgaaaagcgctatataaataaaattgaattgaataaacaccaggtttgtgtgtaaaattacaacagcagttctgtttttttgtggttgATGATAAAGTTTAGTCAACATACCAACACAACGCCATTTTCCATTCCAACAGAGATCCTCCTTGTCTCTGGGTTAAAGGACATACAAGAACATGGAGctacaagacaaaaatgaaaaaaaaaactttacttagGAGTACCcaaaagaacaataacaaatgtCCTACCAGGAAACAGCTAGCGGATTAGTCGAAGTCTGCAGTAGTTAACCAGAAAGTaggcaaaaaagaaaatcactaCTAGGAAATGAAACTGATGAATGTGGGATTCTGTAAACACATGCAGGAGTTCATACCCATACTGGTTTCATTTAGCTTTTTAACTTTAATAGTAAAATTCCTGAAGTTCTTCTGTTTACACGAGCCTAGTGGTTGAAGGAAAACTAACTTTGTTGTCCAGGAATCAGAGGGATTTGGGATAGTGGACTCACCAGGCATTGTGTGATAGACACTTGGCCAGTACTGACCGCTGTCCCTTTTCAGCCACACACGTAttgttctaaaaaaaaaacacaaaggactACTTTTGGCTATGCTGtagcatttacatttgaataatatGACAAAGTAAGACCCCAGACTGAATTCAGTTGAACAGAAATGACATAGCCCTAAAGAAACAATGGGCTTTGTttgataaaacacattaaaagtcTTTGAAAATTGTAGGGAAAATCATGTGTGTAAACTTTTGCATatgtaataattgtatattaataaatgataaagaaaattaacaaatgtattctCATGAATAAGGCTCAACTAGGGCAAGGTTGTAATTGCATGTATAAAAAGGTCACCCAAAACGTAAATTCTGTCAACATCCCATGttatttaaaggggtgctgcaacgatgtgtcatgcattctgacttcttaactATGTTAAACGCTATcttttctcatgcttaacatggtcaacttgtcaaaaaacaagttttacatattacgtagtatttctgtgctcaatacactcacccagcgatcatacaggtttcggaaaggtttttttgaacatataaactgtttgttaacaatttttcttagtggATATAacggatttggagatcgtttgaaactgatatacggagccgtcccagcgctacaagatgccagacatgaaccgcatgcgttgagtgaaactgatgtgtgttgttgttgttgttgttgacaatgtgctttagttcagcctccCCAGCACCAacgtatgatttcggaagtaatcatgcagctgtatctctcttttattaatgtgatcaaactcaGTACTCTACGAAGATATGATGTATGCAATGTTTCTCTATAGATACtgaagattaatatgagattggcaaaaaccctgtgtgttagggccgctttaataggggggctattttgagaaatgtctcattggttttgtgtgcaatACAATTGgcaccaatgttgtttggtttacaTCATtctctaaaatatattttctgttctgcagtaaaagaaagtcattcaggttgatgtcccagaactgaaatttgctcaaattcttccaaatatatttctttgtgtaaaacagaattaagaaatgtatacaggttcgaatcaacctgagggtgagtaaatgatgacagaat is a window encoding:
- the wdfy2 gene encoding WD repeat and FYVE domain-containing protein 2, producing the protein MAAEIHPLPQTRKPVLLSKIEGFQDVVNTAVIIPKEDGIISVSQDRTIRVWLKRDSGQYWPSVYHTMPAPCSCMSFNPETRRISVGMENGVVLEFVLSEDYNKLTPERTYQAHQGSVTVVLFVLEMEWVLSTGQDKSFTWHCSESGQQLGTYRTTAWVSGLQFDMETRHAFVGDHSGQVTILKLDQDSCSLVTTFKGHTGNVTALCWDPVQRVLFSGSSDHSIIMWDIGGRKGTAIELQGHNDKVQGLCYAPHTRQLISCGSDGGIVIWNMDVTRQETPEWLDSDSCQKCEQPFFWNFKQMWDCKKIGLRQHHCRKCGQAVCGKCSSKRSTIPLMGFEFEVRVCDSCHDSITDEERAPTATFHDSKHSIIHMQYEPTRGWLLTSGTDKVVKLWDMTPVVS